One segment of uncultured Tolumonas sp. DNA contains the following:
- the oppB gene encoding oligopeptide ABC transporter permease OppB: MLKFIIKRLLEAIPTLLVLITVSFFMMRFAPGNPFSSERKLPPEVMANIEAKYGLDKPVTEQYLVYLKNLAKGDLGPSFKYKDFTVNELVHQSFPVSAKIGGIAFILAVLVGVSFGIMAALRQNTWIDYLLMSTAMFGVVVPSFVLAPVLTLIFAIALHWLPAGGWQNGQLPYMVLPVIGMMMYYVSAIARIMRGSMIETLNANFIRTAKAKGLPMHYIILHHALRPAMLPVVSYLGPAFVGIITGSVVIETMFGLPGIGQLFVNGALNRDYSMVMGLTILVGALTILFNAVVDILYAVIDPKIRY, translated from the coding sequence ATGCTGAAATTCATAATAAAACGTTTGCTGGAGGCAATCCCTACCCTGCTGGTACTGATCACAGTGTCATTTTTCATGATGCGTTTTGCCCCGGGTAACCCATTTTCATCGGAACGAAAACTCCCACCAGAAGTGATGGCCAACATCGAAGCCAAATATGGCCTGGATAAACCCGTCACCGAACAATATCTGGTTTATCTGAAAAATCTGGCAAAGGGTGACCTTGGCCCGTCATTTAAATATAAAGATTTTACCGTTAACGAGCTGGTGCATCAGTCGTTTCCGGTTTCTGCCAAAATCGGTGGTATCGCCTTTATTTTAGCCGTATTGGTCGGTGTCAGCTTCGGCATCATGGCGGCATTGCGGCAAAATACCTGGATCGACTATCTGCTCATGTCGACTGCCATGTTTGGTGTGGTGGTGCCCTCGTTTGTGCTCGCGCCAGTGTTGACGCTGATCTTTGCCATTGCACTGCACTGGTTACCTGCGGGTGGCTGGCAAAACGGGCAATTGCCCTACATGGTGTTACCCGTGATTGGCATGATGATGTATTACGTTTCTGCCATCGCCCGCATTATGCGTGGCAGCATGATTGAAACGCTGAATGCCAACTTCATCCGCACCGCCAAAGCGAAAGGGCTGCCGATGCATTACATCATTTTGCATCATGCGTTGCGCCCCGCCATGCTCCCCGTGGTCTCTTATCTTGGCCCCGCGTTTGTCGGCATTATCACCGGCTCGGTAGTGATCGAAACCATGTTCGGTTTGCCCGGCATCGGCCAGCTGTTTGTGAATGGCGCCTTGAATCGCGATTATTCGATGGTGATGGGGCTGACGATTTTGGTTGGCGCACTGACCATCTTATTCAATGCGGTGGTTGATATTTTATACGCGGTCATTGATCCGAAAATCCGTTACTGA
- the oppC gene encoding oligopeptide ABC transporter permease OppC, whose product MVKQQKEVAQFAEDLEIQGRSLWQDARRRFFRNKAAVASMIILSLIALAVLVGPSLSAFGYEDPDWASMASAPDFTSGHYFGTDSLGRDLFVRTLIGGRISLMVGILGSMVAVVIGTLYGAAAGFIGGTLDRVLMRALEILYAFPFMFFVIMLVTFFGRNIWLIFIAIGAVSWLDMARIVRGQALSLKNKEFIEAAHVCGVSQWKIITRHIVPNVLGIVVVYATLLVPGMIMFESFLSFLGLGVQEPMTSWGALLNEGSKTMEVALWQLLIPAVFMVITLFCFNFLGDGLRDALDPKDR is encoded by the coding sequence ATGGTTAAACAACAAAAAGAAGTCGCTCAGTTTGCGGAAGATCTTGAGATCCAAGGCCGCTCACTGTGGCAGGATGCGCGTCGTCGTTTCTTCCGTAATAAAGCCGCGGTAGCCAGTATGATCATCCTCAGTTTGATCGCATTAGCCGTGCTCGTCGGCCCATCATTGTCGGCATTTGGTTATGAAGACCCCGACTGGGCATCGATGGCCAGTGCACCCGATTTTACCAGCGGGCACTATTTCGGCACCGACAGCCTAGGGCGTGACTTGTTTGTTCGCACCCTCATTGGTGGCCGTATTTCACTGATGGTGGGGATACTCGGCTCGATGGTGGCCGTGGTGATCGGCACTCTGTATGGCGCCGCGGCTGGTTTTATTGGCGGCACATTAGACCGCGTGTTGATGCGGGCGCTGGAAATTCTGTATGCCTTCCCGTTCATGTTCTTTGTCATCATGCTGGTGACCTTCTTTGGCCGCAACATCTGGTTGATCTTCATCGCAATCGGCGCCGTCAGCTGGCTCGATATGGCCCGTATTGTGCGCGGTCAGGCGCTGAGCCTGAAAAACAAAGAGTTCATTGAAGCGGCACACGTTTGCGGTGTTTCGCAGTGGAAGATCATCACTCGTCATATCGTGCCTAACGTGCTCGGTATCGTGGTGGTTTACGCCACGTTGCTGGTGCCAGGCATGATCATGTTTGAATCATTCCTAAGTTTCTTAGGCTTAGGTGTACAAGAACCGATGACCAGTTGGGGCGCGTTGCTCAATGAAGGCTCGAAAACTATGGAAGTCGCCTTGTGGCAGCTGTTGATCCCTGCCGTCTTTATGGTGATCACGCTGTTTTGTTTCAACTTCCTCGGTGACGGTCTGCGCGATGCGCTTGACCCGAAAGATCGTTAA
- a CDS encoding ABC transporter ATP-binding protein translates to MNLLDVRDLRVEFKTPDGSVVAVNDLNFSLAAGETLGIVGESGSGKSQTAFALMGLLAKNGQIHGSARFHGREILNLPQRELNKIRAEEIAMIFQDPMTSLNPYMKVSEQLIEVLRLHKGLDRKSAFEESVKMLDAVKMPEARKRMDMYPHEFSGGMRQRVMIAMALLCRPKLLIADEPTTALDVTVQAQIMTLLQELKRDFNTSIIMITHDLGVVAGLCDKVLVMYAGRTMEYGPVDDIFYKPSHPYTEGLLRAIPRLDNDGLELATIPGNPPNLLRLPKGCPFQERCHRAQAHCFSEAPSLETFGNARQRACHWNWETPA, encoded by the coding sequence ATGAATTTACTCGATGTACGCGATCTACGCGTGGAATTTAAAACCCCCGATGGCTCTGTGGTCGCCGTCAACGATCTGAATTTTTCACTGGCGGCAGGTGAAACACTGGGCATCGTCGGTGAATCCGGTTCCGGTAAAAGCCAGACCGCCTTTGCGCTGATGGGCTTGCTGGCAAAAAACGGTCAGATCCACGGTTCTGCGCGTTTTCATGGCCGCGAAATTCTCAATCTGCCGCAACGGGAGCTGAATAAGATCCGCGCTGAAGAGATTGCGATGATTTTTCAAGACCCAATGACCTCGCTGAACCCGTACATGAAAGTCAGTGAACAGCTGATTGAAGTGTTACGCCTGCACAAAGGGTTGGATAGAAAATCCGCGTTTGAAGAGTCGGTAAAAATGCTCGATGCAGTCAAAATGCCGGAAGCACGCAAGCGTATGGACATGTATCCGCATGAGTTTTCCGGCGGTATGCGTCAGCGCGTGATGATTGCTATGGCGTTGTTGTGTCGCCCGAAACTGCTGATTGCTGACGAGCCAACTACCGCGCTGGATGTCACCGTGCAAGCGCAAATCATGACACTGCTGCAAGAGCTAAAACGCGACTTCAACACCTCAATTATCATGATCACGCACGATCTCGGTGTGGTCGCTGGTCTGTGTGACAAAGTGCTGGTCATGTATGCCGGGCGCACCATGGAATATGGCCCGGTTGACGATATTTTCTATAAACCATCACACCCTTATACCGAAGGATTGCTACGTGCGATCCCGCGTCTTGATAACGATGGGCTGGAACTCGCCACCATTCCCGGTAATCCGCCAAATCTGTTGCGTCTGCCAAAAGGCTGTCCATTTCAGGAACGCTGCCATCGGGCACAGGCTCACTGCTTCAGCGAAGCACCGTCACTGGAGACATTCGGCAATGCCCGCCAACGCGCTTGTCACTGGAATTGGGAGACTCCGGCATGA
- the oppF gene encoding murein tripeptide/oligopeptide ABC transporter ATP binding protein OppF — translation MSEKKLLLQVRDLKVHFPIKVNSLLPWAKPLQLKAVDGVSFELYEGETLGVVGESGCGKSTLARAVIGLVKATEGEIVWLGQDLTQLSAGQYREKRKEIQMIFQDPLASLNPRMTIGDIIAEPLQTFYPKLKKEAVMDQVKAMMMKVGLLPNLINRYPHEFSGGQCQRIGIARALILKPKLIICDEPVSALDVSIQAQVVNLLKEVQREMGLSLIFIAHDLSVVKHISDRVMVMYLGNAVEFGSDKHVCETPKHPYTQALMSAVPIPDPELERNKKIQILEGDLPSPINPPSGCVFRTRCPQASAGCSTDKPLLKGKEHRAACIHVQ, via the coding sequence ATGAGTGAGAAAAAATTACTGCTGCAAGTGCGCGATCTGAAAGTGCACTTCCCGATCAAGGTCAACTCACTGCTGCCGTGGGCCAAACCGCTGCAACTGAAAGCGGTCGATGGCGTGTCATTTGAGCTGTATGAAGGCGAAACACTGGGTGTGGTTGGGGAATCCGGTTGCGGTAAGTCAACCCTCGCCCGCGCGGTGATTGGGTTGGTTAAAGCCACCGAAGGTGAAATTGTCTGGTTAGGGCAAGATCTGACGCAACTCTCGGCGGGGCAATATCGCGAGAAACGCAAAGAGATCCAGATGATATTTCAAGATCCACTGGCTTCGCTGAACCCACGCATGACCATCGGCGATATCATCGCGGAACCGTTGCAAACCTTTTATCCGAAGCTGAAAAAAGAAGCAGTGATGGATCAAGTGAAAGCGATGATGATGAAGGTCGGTTTGTTACCGAACCTCATTAATCGTTATCCGCATGAATTTTCCGGTGGCCAGTGTCAGCGTATCGGTATCGCACGCGCATTGATCCTAAAGCCGAAATTGATCATCTGTGACGAACCGGTTTCTGCACTGGATGTGTCAATTCAGGCACAAGTGGTGAATCTACTGAAAGAAGTGCAACGCGAAATGGGGCTATCGCTAATCTTTATCGCGCACGATCTCTCGGTCGTTAAGCACATCTCTGATCGCGTGATGGTGATGTATTTGGGTAATGCCGTGGAGTTTGGCAGCGACAAGCACGTTTGTGAAACGCCAAAACACCCCTACACCCAAGCACTCATGTCGGCTGTGCCGATCCCTGACCCAGAGCTGGAGCGCAATAAAAAGATCCAGATCTTGGAAGGCGATCTGCCATCACCAATCAACCCACCATCTGGTTGTGTGTTCCGCACGCGTTGCCCACAAGCTAGTGCCGGTTGTTCTACCGATAAACCGTTATTAAAAGGTAAAGAACATCGCGCTGCTTGTATTCATGTGCAGTAA
- a CDS encoding sugar phosphatase, protein MKCKGFLFDLDGTLVDSLPVVERAWSNWAKSRDLDPAVVLDFIHGKQAITSLRHFMPGESEDAIQQQFSLLEKVEAEDTDGISALPGAVQLLERLEALSMPWAIVTSGSVPVARARHAAGELATPEIFITAELVARGKPNPDPYLLGAQRLGLKPEECVVVEDAPAGVLSGLAAGCKVIAVNAPDDTPGLDKVDLVLKSLAVLQVEAVQNDEFLINVVE, encoded by the coding sequence ATGAAATGCAAAGGGTTTCTTTTTGATCTCGACGGCACACTAGTTGATTCATTGCCGGTTGTTGAACGCGCTTGGTCGAACTGGGCAAAAAGCCGGGATCTTGATCCCGCAGTAGTATTAGATTTTATCCACGGTAAACAAGCGATCACGTCACTGCGTCACTTTATGCCTGGCGAAAGTGAAGACGCGATCCAACAACAATTTTCTTTGCTGGAAAAAGTAGAAGCCGAAGATACCGATGGTATTTCTGCATTACCGGGGGCCGTGCAGCTGCTTGAACGTCTGGAAGCATTATCGATGCCGTGGGCTATAGTGACCTCAGGATCTGTGCCGGTTGCGCGCGCCCGCCATGCAGCTGGTGAGCTGGCGACACCGGAAATTTTTATCACTGCAGAATTGGTGGCGCGCGGCAAACCGAATCCCGATCCGTATCTGTTAGGTGCGCAGCGCTTGGGGCTGAAACCGGAAGAGTGTGTAGTGGTGGAAGATGCACCTGCCGGTGTATTGTCCGGCCTGGCCGCCGGTTGTAAGGTGATTGCCGTGAATGCGCCGGATGATACGCCGGGGTTGGATAAAGTTGATTTGGTATTGAAATCACTGGCGGTATTGCAGGTTGAAGCTGTGCAGAATGATGAGTTTTTGATTAATGTGGTTGAATAA
- a CDS encoding LysR family transcriptional regulator, with protein MELRQLRAFVTLADCLNFTEAAQKLFITQPALSKQIHALEETLGGLLFTRNRRGAELTPLGKELHEQTRTLVLQAEQLKRHAQRVLKGQSGKLAIGIGLSSLRLASSFTAQFRGLYPDVTITFQDTSSVPLIAQLLADQSQLGFLRLPIDPPLVAHKLLTDQLVLAVNRHHYPGHDEADFLRQLEQLPLLRLTPTQGQRFNRQIDQFLAFHNCYPVVAQYAGDNQTLLALVAAGLGVAIVPQSAVFIAPEEVDIIPLSGDYTQWDIGIAWNPHYDNPIRDAFIQLVLRREADKT; from the coding sequence ATGGAACTACGTCAGTTACGTGCTTTTGTGACTTTGGCTGATTGCCTGAATTTTACCGAAGCTGCACAAAAACTATTTATTACCCAGCCAGCCCTGTCCAAGCAGATCCATGCTTTGGAGGAAACACTGGGCGGATTATTGTTTACCCGTAACCGGCGTGGTGCTGAATTAACGCCATTGGGCAAAGAGTTGCATGAACAAACCCGCACGCTGGTCTTGCAAGCGGAGCAGTTAAAACGACACGCACAACGGGTGTTAAAAGGGCAATCCGGCAAGCTGGCGATCGGGATCGGGCTTTCCAGCCTGCGTCTGGCATCTTCTTTCACCGCGCAATTCCGCGGGCTGTATCCCGATGTCACAATCACCTTTCAAGACACCTCATCGGTGCCACTGATAGCCCAGTTGCTGGCCGATCAATCACAGTTAGGTTTCTTACGTTTACCCATTGATCCACCATTGGTCGCGCATAAACTATTAACCGATCAATTAGTATTAGCGGTAAACCGGCACCATTATCCTGGCCATGACGAAGCGGATTTTTTACGCCAGTTGGAGCAATTACCCTTGCTGCGTTTAACGCCAACACAAGGGCAACGTTTCAACCGACAGATTGATCAGTTTCTGGCCTTTCATAATTGTTATCCGGTGGTGGCACAGTACGCAGGTGATAATCAGACCTTGCTGGCGCTGGTGGCCGCCGGTTTAGGTGTGGCGATTGTGCCGCAAAGTGCGGTGTTTATTGCGCCGGAAGAGGTAGATATCATTCCATTATCGGGCGATTACACGCAATGGGATATCGGCATAGCCTGGAACCCGCATTACGATAACCCGATCCGCGATGCATTTATTCAGCTGGTATTACGACGTGAAGCGGATAAAACCTGA
- a CDS encoding phosphoadenylyl-sulfate reductase, producing MPHNLLSLSALVALSKEEQTAQLVDVNQQLEALSAQERVQWAFEHLEGEFILSSSFGIQAALMLHLVTQVRPDVPVVLTDTGYLFPETYQFIDQLTDRLKLNLKVYQAPITPAWQEARYGKLWEQGVEGIEQYNQINKVEPMARALKELDVKTWFSGLRREQSSTRGNLPVLAVQRGIFKFLPVIDWTNKDVFYYFKEHDLPYHPLWEQGYLSVGDVQTTAKWEPGMTEEQTRFFGLKRECGLHEEK from the coding sequence ATGCCGCATAATCTTTTGTCGCTGAGTGCACTGGTTGCACTCTCTAAAGAAGAACAAACAGCGCAGCTGGTTGACGTGAATCAGCAGCTGGAGGCGCTCAGCGCACAAGAGCGTGTGCAATGGGCATTTGAACATCTGGAAGGCGAGTTTATTCTCTCTTCGAGCTTTGGCATTCAGGCAGCCCTCATGTTGCATCTGGTGACGCAAGTGCGCCCGGATGTGCCAGTGGTGCTGACCGATACCGGCTATCTGTTCCCGGAAACGTATCAGTTTATCGATCAACTGACGGATCGTCTGAAACTGAATCTGAAAGTGTACCAAGCACCGATCACCCCAGCCTGGCAGGAAGCCCGTTACGGCAAACTGTGGGAGCAAGGTGTGGAAGGGATTGAGCAATACAATCAGATCAACAAAGTGGAACCGATGGCGCGTGCACTGAAAGAGCTGGATGTCAAAACCTGGTTCTCCGGCCTGCGTCGTGAACAATCTTCCACTCGTGGTAATTTGCCGGTACTGGCGGTGCAGCGCGGGATCTTCAAATTCCTGCCAGTGATCGACTGGACCAACAAAGACGTGTTCTATTATTTCAAAGAACACGATTTGCCATATCACCCACTGTGGGAGCAAGGCTACCTGTCAGTCGGTGATGTGCAAACCACCGCGAAGTGGGAACCTGGGATGACGGAAGAACAAACCCGTTTCTTCGGCCTAAAACGCGAGTGCGGATTGCACGAAGAGAAATAA
- the cysI gene encoding assimilatory sulfite reductase (NADPH) hemoprotein subunit — protein sequence MSEQKLSDNERLKAESNFLRGTIELDLKNELTGGFTGDNFQLIRLHGMYQQDDRDIRAERAQQKLEPLHNVMLRARMPGGIITPEQWLGIDALAQDNTLYGSIRLTTRQTFQFHGILKPKIKLTHQTLNKYGIDSIATAGDVNRNVLCTSNPVESELHQEAYEWAKKISEHLLPKTRAYAEIWLDGEKLGPDEEPILGSTYLPRKFKTTVVIPPQNDIDVHANDLNFVAIAEDGKLIGFNVLVGGGLAMTHGNKETYPRKADDFGFIRKEDTLKFAEAVVTTQRDWGNRSNRLNAKTKYTLERVGVDAFKAEVEKRTGIKFEASRSYVFTSRGDRIGWVDGIDGKQHLTLFIENGRILDFPGKPLKTGLAEIAKIHKGDFRMTANQNLIIAGVAKKDKAKIEKIARAHGLIDDSVSEQRKNSMACVALPTCPLAMAEAERFLPAFTTQIEEVMAKHGLSDDHVIFRVTGCPNGCGRSMLAEIGLVGKALDRYNFYIGGNREGTRIPRQYRENISSAEILKEIDTLLGRWAKERNENEGFGDFVIRAGIVKPVVDSAKDFYAA from the coding sequence ATGAGCGAGCAAAAATTATCTGACAACGAACGTCTGAAAGCGGAAAGTAATTTCCTGCGCGGTACGATTGAGCTGGATCTGAAAAATGAACTGACCGGCGGTTTTACTGGCGACAACTTCCAGCTGATCCGCTTGCATGGCATGTATCAGCAAGACGACCGTGATATTCGTGCCGAGCGCGCTCAGCAGAAACTGGAACCACTGCACAACGTGATGTTACGTGCCCGTATGCCGGGCGGTATTATCACACCGGAACAATGGTTAGGCATCGATGCGCTTGCGCAAGACAATACTCTGTATGGCAGCATTCGCCTGACTACGCGGCAGACCTTCCAGTTCCACGGCATACTGAAGCCAAAGATCAAACTGACGCATCAGACGCTGAACAAATACGGCATTGATTCTATTGCAACAGCCGGTGACGTGAACCGTAACGTGCTGTGTACGTCCAATCCGGTGGAATCAGAGTTGCATCAGGAAGCTTACGAATGGGCGAAGAAAATCTCTGAGCATCTGCTGCCGAAAACCCGTGCCTATGCCGAAATTTGGTTAGATGGCGAGAAGTTAGGCCCGGACGAAGAACCAATTTTGGGCTCCACTTATCTGCCGCGTAAGTTCAAAACCACGGTGGTTATTCCGCCGCAAAACGACATTGATGTGCACGCCAATGATTTGAACTTTGTAGCGATTGCTGAAGACGGTAAATTGATTGGTTTCAACGTGCTGGTGGGTGGCGGTTTGGCCATGACCCACGGCAACAAAGAAACTTATCCACGTAAAGCTGACGATTTTGGTTTTATCCGCAAAGAAGATACGCTGAAATTTGCCGAAGCTGTGGTGACTACTCAGCGCGACTGGGGTAACCGTTCAAATCGTCTGAATGCCAAAACCAAATACACGCTGGAACGTGTTGGTGTTGATGCGTTTAAAGCGGAAGTTGAAAAACGTACTGGTATCAAGTTTGAAGCCAGCCGCTCATATGTATTTACCAGTCGTGGCGATCGTATCGGTTGGGTTGATGGTATCGATGGCAAACAGCATCTGACGCTGTTTATCGAAAATGGCCGTATTCTGGATTTCCCTGGCAAGCCGCTGAAAACAGGCTTGGCGGAAATTGCGAAAATTCACAAAGGTGATTTCCGCATGACCGCGAACCAGAATCTGATCATCGCGGGTGTGGCGAAGAAAGATAAAGCCAAAATCGAGAAAATTGCCCGTGCGCACGGTCTGATTGATGACAGCGTTTCTGAGCAGCGTAAAAACTCGATGGCGTGTGTGGCGCTGCCAACCTGTCCATTAGCGATGGCGGAAGCAGAGCGTTTCCTGCCGGCGTTTACCACGCAGATCGAAGAAGTGATGGCGAAACACGGTCTTTCTGATGATCATGTGATCTTCCGTGTCACGGGTTGCCCGAACGGTTGTGGTCGCTCGATGTTGGCGGAAATTGGCTTGGTGGGCAAGGCGCTGGATCGTTACAACTTCTATATCGGTGGTAACCGCGAAGGTACGCGTATCCCACGTCAATACCGTGAGAACATCAGCTCTGCTGAGATCTTAAAAGAGATCGATACATTGCTGGGACGTTGGGCGAAAGAGCGTAATGAGAACGAAGGCTTTGGTGATTTCGTGATCCGCGCTGGTATCGTGAAACCGGTCGTTGATTCTGCTAAGGATTTCTATGCCGCATAA
- a CDS encoding assimilatory sulfite reductase (NADPH) flavoprotein subunit has product MSDKSPSLAGPIAGPHLSKLAEAVANLSPTELIWASGFLFGLAQNAGGAVVTAGVTAAIAPVAAQPTGSLTILVGSQTGNAKGVAESVKAQAEARGIPVSLVAMNDYKPKQLKKETHVLIVTSTYGEGEPPEAAADLHAQLKGGKIGKLFGLQFAVLGLGDSSYEFFCQTAKDFDAFFEKAEATRLQDAAILDVDYRAAADAWAASFLDKLAATLTAAPAVATVGGSAVVASGHSAYDKFNPFAATLSTNQKITGRDSTKDIRHFEINLEGSGITYQPGDALGIWFDNDAAVVAEILALTGLTGDEQVTVSGKAAALSDALTNQFELTRLHAAFITSLAEISSDKKLKKLAADKDETRKLTAKAQIVDVLKRFPTKLTAEQLVGLLRALSPRLYSIASAQSEVEEEVHLTVGVVRYPQEDGAVRSGGASSFLADRVQDGGEVRVFVEHNDNFRLPANPDTPVIMVGPGTGIAPFRSFIQERDAQGAEGKNWLFFGNPHFTQDFLYQVEWQKYVKSGLLTKIDLAFSRDQANKIYVQDKLKAKGAEVWKWLQDGAHFYVCGDANRMAKDVHDALVNIVVEHGGKNAEEAEEYVNELRRAKRYQRDVY; this is encoded by the coding sequence ATGAGCGACAAATCTCCATCTTTAGCAGGTCCGATTGCGGGGCCGCATCTTTCTAAACTGGCGGAAGCCGTAGCAAATTTATCTCCGACTGAACTGATCTGGGCCAGTGGCTTCTTATTTGGTTTGGCTCAAAACGCGGGTGGTGCGGTTGTCACTGCGGGCGTAACGGCTGCTATTGCGCCTGTTGCCGCTCAACCAACCGGTAGTCTGACTATTCTGGTGGGTTCACAAACCGGCAATGCCAAAGGCGTGGCGGAAAGTGTGAAAGCACAAGCCGAAGCGCGTGGCATTCCTGTGTCATTGGTAGCCATGAATGACTACAAACCAAAACAGCTGAAGAAAGAAACCCATGTGCTGATCGTCACCAGCACCTACGGGGAAGGTGAGCCGCCGGAAGCCGCTGCTGATCTGCATGCGCAACTGAAGGGCGGCAAAATTGGTAAGCTGTTCGGTCTGCAATTTGCGGTACTGGGCCTGGGCGATTCTTCTTATGAATTCTTCTGCCAGACGGCGAAAGATTTTGACGCGTTCTTCGAAAAAGCCGAAGCAACTCGTCTGCAAGATGCCGCCATTCTGGATGTCGATTACCGCGCTGCTGCTGATGCGTGGGCCGCGAGCTTTCTGGATAAACTGGCCGCGACATTAACAGCTGCACCGGCTGTGGCAACCGTAGGTGGTTCAGCTGTCGTTGCTTCAGGCCATAGCGCGTATGACAAATTTAATCCTTTTGCTGCGACGCTGAGCACCAACCAGAAAATTACGGGGCGTGACTCAACGAAAGATATCCGCCATTTTGAGATCAATCTTGAAGGCTCAGGTATTACTTATCAACCGGGCGATGCATTAGGTATCTGGTTTGATAACGATGCTGCCGTGGTTGCGGAAATTCTGGCACTGACCGGTCTGACTGGTGATGAGCAGGTAACGGTATCCGGTAAAGCCGCAGCATTAAGTGATGCGCTGACCAATCAGTTTGAACTGACCCGTCTGCATGCCGCGTTTATTACCAGTTTGGCCGAAATTTCCTCGGATAAAAAACTGAAGAAATTAGCGGCTGACAAAGATGAAACCCGCAAACTGACTGCCAAAGCGCAGATTGTCGACGTATTAAAACGCTTCCCAACTAAACTGACTGCTGAACAGCTGGTGGGTTTATTGCGTGCACTGAGTCCGCGTTTGTACTCTATTGCTTCTGCACAGTCGGAAGTGGAAGAAGAAGTGCATCTGACCGTCGGTGTGGTGCGTTATCCGCAGGAAGATGGTGCTGTACGTTCCGGTGGCGCCTCCTCATTCCTGGCTGATCGTGTGCAAGATGGTGGCGAAGTGCGTGTGTTCGTAGAACACAACGATAATTTCCGTTTGCCAGCTAATCCTGATACCCCTGTGATCATGGTCGGGCCAGGCACCGGTATCGCACCATTCCGTTCTTTTATTCAGGAACGTGATGCCCAAGGTGCAGAAGGTAAGAACTGGTTGTTCTTTGGCAACCCGCATTTCACCCAAGATTTCCTCTATCAGGTGGAATGGCAGAAATATGTGAAGAGCGGTTTACTGACTAAAATTGATTTAGCCTTCAGCCGTGATCAAGCCAATAAAATCTACGTACAAGATAAATTAAAGGCCAAAGGCGCAGAAGTGTGGAAGTGGTTGCAAGACGGGGCACATTTCTATGTCTGCGGTGATGCCAACCGAATGGCGAAAGATGTTCACGATGCACTGGTGAATATCGTGGTGGAACACGGCGGTAAGAACGCTGAAGAAGCCGAAGAATATGTCAATGAACTGCGTCGTGCCAAGCGTTACCAGAGGGATGTCTACTGA
- a CDS encoding TIGR04219 family outer membrane beta-barrel protein → MNKYSMSLLAAATLVTGAAQADDFSIGGGLDYMYSGMTGTAESQGDFSNSSRWSTFVDFRHPLLMVPNVNFQTSDLSSESANFENKLRTYDFAFYYSPIELEELTLNAGLNFRRYDGTLNHSQDYSNNAVMLYGSAEAPIPGSDFGLFADARVSRWDSDHSHDWKAGISYNVFPEDTLKFKVRAGYRNMRVDYHQDSIDLAQHTDSWFLGAELRY, encoded by the coding sequence TCTGCTGGCTGCGGCAACGCTGGTTACTGGCGCTGCACAAGCCGATGATTTTAGCATCGGTGGTGGTCTGGACTATATGTATTCCGGCATGACTGGTACGGCAGAAAGCCAGGGTGATTTTTCAAATAGCAGCCGGTGGTCGACTTTTGTCGATTTTCGTCACCCGCTGTTAATGGTGCCGAATGTAAACTTCCAGACATCAGATCTGTCTTCAGAATCTGCAAATTTTGAAAACAAACTGAGAACTTATGACTTTGCGTTTTACTATTCTCCAATTGAACTGGAAGAGTTGACGCTGAATGCAGGTCTGAACTTCCGTCGTTATGACGGTACGCTGAACCACAGCCAGGATTATTCAAATAATGCAGTAATGCTTTATGGTTCTGCAGAAGCGCCGATCCCGGGTAGTGATTTTGGTTTGTTTGCTGATGCTCGTGTTTCTCGTTGGGACAGCGACCACTCGCACGATTGGAAAGCCGGTATCAGCTACAACGTATTCCCGGAAGACACACTGAAATTTAAAGTACGCGCTGGTTACCGCAATATGCGTGTTGACTATCATCAGGATAGTATCGATCTTGCTCAACACACGGATAGCTGGTTCTTAGGTGCTGAGCTGCGTTATTAA